A single window of Rubripirellula tenax DNA harbors:
- a CDS encoding DinB family protein: MKMCDSTTWLDAMRATVASYRRMIDATIAQLTDAELHSRPTEDSNSVAIILRHLGGNLQSRWTDFLTTDGEKPDRNRDAEFLDWDGDRQSLMEHFDRGWSALVNAIESIDAENVGQTILIRGESHTIALALTRSVTHLTYHVGQIVMIARMVHDGEWRWLTIAPGLSGDHNNRTWGTKASRSVFTDEENTK, translated from the coding sequence ATGAAAATGTGCGACTCGACAACATGGCTCGATGCGATGCGTGCGACGGTTGCGTCCTACCGACGTATGATCGACGCCACCATCGCACAATTGACTGATGCCGAACTCCACTCGCGTCCAACGGAGGACTCTAATTCGGTCGCGATAATCCTGCGACACCTTGGAGGTAACCTTCAAAGCCGATGGACAGACTTCCTGACCACCGACGGAGAAAAGCCTGACCGAAATCGTGACGCCGAGTTTCTTGATTGGGATGGAGACCGGCAATCGCTGATGGAGCACTTCGATCGCGGATGGTCAGCGCTTGTCAACGCGATCGAATCAATTGACGCTGAGAACGTCGGTCAGACCATACTCATCAGGGGTGAATCGCATACAATCGCGTTAGCACTCACTCGCTCCGTAACTCATTTGACATATCACGTCGGCCAAATTGTGATGATCGCACGCATGGTTCACGATGGCGAGTGGCGCTGGCTAACAATCGCGCCAGGATTGTCTGGCGATCACAACAACCGAACTTGGGGCACCAAGGCCAGTCGCAGCGTTTTCACCGACGAAGAGAACACCAAATAA
- a CDS encoding DUF5662 family protein: protein MTTPEPTPEMVAFYERRTEEHIERVRRCLTVMASVTEYADELNERARVHDASKYSPEERIPYIWLTELHRCRRTGEPFVYPDGMEERVRSAIDHHMTTNRHHPDFHGDPNDMTDVDLIEMVCDWTAMSQEFGQDGGSARGWADKTIGNRLHLSETKRQFVYAMIELLDSNLDSGA from the coding sequence ATGACAACACCTGAACCAACACCCGAAATGGTCGCCTTCTACGAGCGGCGCACCGAGGAGCACATCGAGCGTGTCCGTCGATGCTTGACTGTGATGGCATCAGTGACCGAATACGCCGACGAACTAAATGAGCGTGCACGCGTTCATGACGCGTCAAAATACAGTCCCGAGGAACGGATACCGTACATCTGGCTCACTGAATTGCATCGCTGCCGCCGCACTGGCGAACCGTTCGTATACCCTGACGGAATGGAAGAGCGTGTACGATCGGCAATCGATCACCACATGACGACGAACCGCCATCACCCAGATTTCCATGGTGACCCGAACGACATGACGGATGTCGACCTGATTGAAATGGTCTGCGATTGGACGGCGATGTCGCAGGAGTTCGGGCAAGACGGTGGCAGTGCTCGCGGATGGGCGGACAAGACCATCGGTAATCGTTTACACTTAAGCGAGACCAAACGCCAATTCGTATACGCAATGATCGAATTGCTGGACTCCAACCTCGACTCAGGTGCGTAG
- a CDS encoding cupin domain-containing protein, which translates to MSNKGWKPDDSFHDLVDGEFKGVIRVREALEEAGFEFKGKDVVTSRDEGMQKLRDLLKREHMPDGFQQWQLPIILGSKDRPVMPFITVGEPKAVVPKHVHRNDCLLRIVLSGSLVHDSRVEMTTGDWIYMPAGVPYTFTVGDYGCVMMHLYNGSGLYWHQDAHTRASM; encoded by the coding sequence ATGTCGAACAAAGGATGGAAACCCGATGACTCGTTTCACGACCTCGTTGATGGCGAATTCAAGGGCGTAATCCGCGTCCGCGAAGCTCTCGAAGAGGCAGGCTTCGAGTTCAAGGGCAAAGATGTCGTCACATCACGCGACGAAGGCATGCAGAAACTGCGAGACTTGCTGAAACGCGAGCACATGCCTGATGGATTTCAACAATGGCAACTGCCCATAATTCTGGGCAGCAAAGATCGCCCCGTGATGCCGTTTATTACTGTCGGCGAACCCAAGGCCGTTGTTCCTAAGCACGTTCACCGCAACGACTGTTTGCTTCGTATCGTATTGAGCGGTTCGCTTGTCCATGATTCCCGCGTTGAAATGACGACTGGGGATTGGATATATATGCCTGCTGGCGTGCCATACACATTTACTGTTGGCGATTACGGTTGCGTAATGATGCACCTCTACAACGGCTCCGGTTTGTACTGGCATCAAGATGCACACACCCGCGCTTCGATGTAA
- a CDS encoding GNAT family N-acetyltransferase — protein sequence MIRDASDRDIGCIADALVRVQCLHADAYPSIYRRFTRAEAVSHLSASLAKPDITIRVACDSTEIVGHYILATESTPESIFKHPQRFGHLHQIEVDPKYRRRGVGKCLLDDATLISAKLGLPRVVLDVWAFNAAARGLFDSAGFSAFGSKLVLDIKSNQDSG from the coding sequence ATGATTCGTGACGCATCGGACCGTGACATTGGCTGCATCGCCGACGCGCTGGTTCGCGTTCAGTGTCTCCACGCCGATGCGTACCCGTCCATTTACCGCCGCTTCACCCGCGCGGAAGCAGTTTCGCACCTCAGCGCATCACTCGCAAAGCCGGACATCACAATTCGTGTTGCTTGCGACTCGACCGAAATCGTCGGCCACTACATACTTGCTACTGAATCAACTCCCGAATCAATATTCAAGCATCCACAACGTTTCGGGCATTTACATCAGATCGAGGTTGATCCCAAGTATCGTCGACGCGGCGTCGGAAAATGTCTTCTTGACGACGCGACCTTAATCTCGGCTAAACTGGGGCTGCCTCGTGTGGTTCTCGATGTCTGGGCGTTCAACGCTGCGGCTCGCGGGCTGTTTGATTCGGCCGGCTTTTCCGCTTTTGGATCCAAACTCGTGCTTGACATCAAGTCGAACCAAGACAGCGGGTAA
- a CDS encoding alpha/beta hydrolase: MVENASDSSATDESDLPWGGLKVQFSGASLADADQIVVLLHGFGATDADLAPLAEYIGGDKRAFVFPAAPISVDGGGLAWATTEQELETAHARLASLVRFASRTYPNAEIAVGGFSQGATVSSMLLSDANLPIRHLILYSPALAIDAESLSPARNIEVLLSHGRGDQVLPFDDAKQLHGMLKRKGVVTNWHPFDDGHTITTEVLDATRDQLSREGG, from the coding sequence GTGGTCGAGAATGCGTCGGATTCATCCGCAACAGACGAATCTGACCTACCGTGGGGTGGCCTGAAGGTTCAGTTCTCAGGAGCATCGCTTGCCGACGCCGATCAAATCGTCGTACTGCTTCATGGCTTCGGCGCTACCGATGCTGATCTCGCGCCACTTGCTGAATACATTGGCGGTGACAAGCGTGCATTCGTTTTTCCCGCCGCCCCCATCTCTGTTGATGGTGGAGGACTCGCATGGGCGACGACCGAGCAGGAACTCGAAACCGCTCATGCTCGTCTTGCATCTCTGGTGCGTTTCGCTAGCCGTACATACCCCAATGCTGAGATTGCGGTCGGTGGATTCTCGCAGGGGGCAACTGTGTCAAGTATGCTCTTGTCGGACGCAAATCTCCCAATTCGTCACCTTATCCTCTACTCACCCGCACTTGCAATCGACGCGGAATCACTTAGTCCCGCACGTAATATCGAGGTTCTGCTTTCGCACGGCCGAGGCGACCAAGTGCTGCCGTTCGATGACGCAAAACAGTTGCATGGAATGCTTAAACGTAAGGGAGTTGTGACTAACTGGCACCCGTTCGACGACGGACATACAATTACGACGGAAGTGCTGGACGCCACGAGAGACCAGCTATCACGAGAGGGCGGGTAA
- a CDS encoding toll/interleukin-1 receptor domain-containing protein: MAKVYVSYHNSDHDYVRQLADELMSHGHEVFFSGEAIRPGQDWEAVLSDALRNADALLAIVSPTAMDSKWLFTETGTAMAYFRERGRPLVIPVILENADIPSPLQSVQALFVRGKDIPDVAREIDAALDAMLGRIKAKEDERREVQKKVEATAATYIKASLESLAERETGYRRTAYFWYGLAMFSLVGGLAFGIWRAVSLNSSNATPSWESLAQLALITILVVGVLGALSRFAFLLGKAFMVESLRNADRSHAISFGEFYLNAFGDKAEWSEVKEAFQHWNIDKGSTFIDQDAKDVDPQILQTALDIAKAISGAKGG, from the coding sequence ATGGCTAAAGTTTACGTTTCCTATCACAACTCGGACCACGACTACGTTCGCCAACTCGCGGACGAACTCATGTCGCATGGTCATGAAGTTTTCTTCTCGGGCGAGGCGATACGCCCGGGGCAAGACTGGGAAGCGGTACTCAGTGACGCCTTACGAAACGCCGATGCACTACTCGCTATCGTGTCACCAACAGCGATGGACAGCAAATGGTTGTTCACGGAAACGGGAACGGCAATGGCCTACTTTCGCGAACGCGGGCGGCCATTGGTGATCCCAGTAATTCTGGAAAACGCAGACATACCATCGCCACTCCAGAGCGTTCAAGCGTTGTTCGTGAGGGGAAAGGACATACCTGACGTTGCAAGAGAAATTGACGCCGCACTCGATGCAATGTTGGGACGCATCAAAGCCAAGGAGGACGAGCGTCGTGAGGTCCAGAAGAAGGTTGAGGCAACTGCAGCAACCTACATCAAGGCATCGCTTGAAAGCTTAGCCGAGCGTGAAACCGGGTACCGCCGCACCGCGTACTTCTGGTACGGATTGGCAATGTTCTCACTGGTCGGAGGCTTGGCTTTTGGTATCTGGCGGGCCGTTTCGCTCAATTCATCAAATGCTACGCCCTCCTGGGAATCGCTTGCGCAACTGGCACTGATTACCATTTTGGTTGTGGGTGTACTCGGTGCACTTTCGCGATTCGCCTTCCTACTCGGCAAGGCATTTATGGTTGAATCACTTCGCAACGCTGACAGGAGTCACGCAATATCGTTCGGCGAGTTCTATCTGAATGCATTCGGCGACAAGGCCGAATGGAGTGAAGTCAAAGAAGCCTTTCAGCATTGGAACATCGACAAAGGATCTACATTCATAGACCAAGACGCAAAAGACGTTGACCCGCAAATTCTGCAAACCGCGTTGGACATCGCTAAAGCGATTTCTGGGGCGAAGGGCGGCTAA